A part of Daphnia pulex isolate KAP4 chromosome 6, ASM2113471v1 genomic DNA contains:
- the LOC124196237 gene encoding peroxisomal biogenesis factor 19-like, with amino-acid sequence MSGTGSNDPKSVQDTADIKEESKGDDEELDALLDDALEGFDKPLQVPKTKDNVKAEAAAPTDQVSDVVWSEEFIQEASLEFEKNIRLMMAETAPGASGDSGFAESLLKVSQEAAAKVFERQPDQGASFADTLRYLAEGTESLQTEADEATLAKMLEKMAFGPDGGFGDGAGGDMGGLGDILPAMQGMLQSLLSKELLYPSIKEIVSKYPDWLADNRPKLEPAQFEKYNRQYAVMQQVCTEFENDNDTDDAATKNSRFEKILTLMQQMQECGHPPKELAGEAELLPNPFGGADFAQSMGPGAENCVVM; translated from the exons ATGAGTGGAACCGGTTCTAATGATCCAAAGTCTGTACAAGATACGGCAGATATTAAAGAAGAATCTAAAGGAGATGACGAAGAACTAGACGCTTTACTTGACG ATGCCCTGGAAGGATTTGACAAGCCACTGCAAGTgcccaaaacaaaagacaatgTTAAAGCCGAAGCAGCAGCACCTACAGATCAAGTATCAGATGTTGTGTGGTCTGAGGAGTTTATTCAAGAAGCGAGTTtggaatttgagaaaaatattcGTTTGATGATGGCAGAAACAGCACCAGGGGCCAGTGGTGATTCTGGATTTGCTGAAAGTTTGTTAAAGGTATCACAAGAAGCTGCAGCTAAAGTATTTGAAAGACAACCAGACCAGGGAGCATCCTTTGCTGATACTCTACGCTATTTAGCAGAAGGAACAGAATCACTTCAG ACTGAAGCTGATGAAGCTACATTAGCCAAAATGCTTGAAAAAATGGCATTTGGACCAGATGGGGGATTTGGAGATGGTGCTGGTGGAGATATGGGAGGTTTGGGTGACATTTTACCTGCAATGCAAGGAATGCTTCAAAGTTTGTTATCAAAGGAGTTGCTTTATCCATCTATCAAAGAGATTGTTAGCAAG TACCCAGATTGGCTCGCAGACAATCGGCCGAAATTAGAACCTgcgcaatttgaaaaatacaacCGCCAATACGCCGTTATGCAGCAAGTGTGTACCGAATTCGAAAATGATAACGACACTGATGATGCAGCGACGAAAAATAGTCGCTTTGAAAAGATATTAACTTTGATGCAACAAATGCAAGAATGTGGCCATCCCCCTAAA GAACTGGCTGGTGAAGCTGAACTGCTACCGAATCCCTTCGGTGGCGCGGATTTTGCTCAATCGATGGGACCTGGTGCCGAAAATTGTGTTGTTATGTAA
- the LOC124196236 gene encoding DNA-binding protein Ets97D-like, which produces MDDVFLSEVDLDGHEEWDTVGGSTVGTVSYMPTNSENEIDILAVQMDITSPLSTLKAILGHRLGADFSHCEIWLQDVVQLTDETTLSEQCIQGEGLVQVNLELKSVQNIDRINIIDVLKPQQDEDINLNEQEIMEGIKDPEEIEVPVPDPVLEEVSNVALQAVTYQVDESKNSEVPATPGTIVQHSVANSLATSPIKTSNTNRISCKMPTPQNENITRWVMDGNFRKEQERLKIPLDPILWSKAHIQHWIRWAINQFNLKGVNPTQWAFVDGPSLCNMTHTEFIQRIPKNPSSKDPNHDLFWTHLELLRKCKFVGVIQKPVPYLQYITTPLTVKSDTSRMPRPPVKVVTPAKRIPLETFSSRSFSIANSGNRTGSNGQVQLWQFLLELLTDVNFRDAISWLGTGGEFKLNNPEMVAQLWGERKNKPHMNYEKLSRALRYYYDGDMICKVSGKRFVYKFVCDLKQLLGYSADELNKLVTECEQRSKMRRASSSYV; this is translated from the exons ATGGATGATGTATTTCTGAGTGAAGTGGACCTCGACGGTCATGAAGAATGGGATACAGTAGGTGGAAGTACAGTCGGTACCGTCTCTTATATGCCTACCAATTCAGAGAATGAAATTGATATTCTTGCTGTGCAAATGGACATTACTTCACCACTGTCAACCCTGAAAGCAATTCTTGGACATAGACTTGGAGCTGATTTTTCACATTGTGAAATTTGGCTACAAGATGTTGTGCAG CTTACTGATGAAACAACCCTATCTGAACAGTGTATTCAAGGAGAaggattggttcaagtcaacTTAGAGTTGAAATCAGTacaaaatattgacagaatcAATATTATTGATGTGTTAAAGCCACAGCAAGATGAAGATATCAATCTTAATGAACAAGAAATCATGGAAGGCATTAAAGACCCAGAGGAGATTGAAGTTCCAGTGCCAGACCCTGTTCTTGAAGAAGTCTCAAATGTTGCATTACAAGCAGTGACATATCAAGTTGATGAGTCTAAAAACAGTGAAGTACCAGCAACACCTGGCACTATTGTTCAACATTCAGTTGCTAACTCTTTAGCAACATCACCTATCAAAACTTCAAACACAAATAGAATATCGTGTAAAATGCCTACCcctcaaaatgaaaatataacaagatGGGTGATGGATGGAAATTTTAGAAAAGAGCAAGAGAGGCTGAAAATTCCTTTAG ATCCTATTTTGTGGTCCAAAGCACATATTCAACATTGGATACGATGGGCAATTAATCAGTTTAATCTAAAGGGTGTGAATCCTACTCAATGGGCTTTTGTTGATGGACCATCATTATGTAATATGACTCACACAGAGTTTATTCAGAGAATACCAAAAAATCCTTcatcaaaagatccaaaccATGATCTATTCTGGACCCATCTCGAACTACTACGAAAATGCAAATTTGTCG GGGTGATTCAAAAACCAGTGCCTTATCTTCAGTATATCACAACTCCATTGACAGTTAAATCTGATACTTCCAGAATGCCAAGACCGCCTGTTAAAGTTGTTACTCCAGCAAAAAGGATTCCCCTTGAAACATTTTCCTCGCGTTCGTTCTCGATTGCTAACTCAGGAAACCGAacag GCAGCAATGGCCAGGTACAACTCTGGCAGTTTCTCCTTGAGCTGTTGACCGATGTGAATTTCCGGGATGCTATTTCTTGGCTTGGGACAGGAGgagaattcaaattaaataacCCCGAAATGGTGGCTCAACTATggggagaaaggaaaaacaaaccaCACATGAACTATGAGAAACTCAGTCGAGCCCTGAGGTATTATTATGATGGCGATATGATTTGCAAAGTAAGCGGTAAACGATTTGTgtataaatttgtttgtgaCCTCAAACAACTGTTGGGCTATTCGGCTGATGAACTTAATAAGCTTGTAACAGAGTGTGAGCAACGATCCAAAATGAGACGGGCAAGTTCGTCATACGTGTAA
- the LOC124196161 gene encoding glycine-rich cell wall structural protein-like: MLIVHYGSSAPAPQSSSTSNVGSGLTNLNSNLLGSSTNPGLLNGGLGTGLGFNGLNSFGGFGGLGSGGFGNGIGGFGTGIGGFGNGIGGFGNGLGGFGNGIGSFGTGIGGFGNGIGGFGNGLGGFGNGLGGFNGLGGGGFNGLNSFGGLGGGLGSGLGFGGLGGGLNGLNSFNGLGGFGGIGTGLGGGLGNFGTGLGGGLGGFGTGLGGGLGGFGTGIGGLNGLGLGNSGLLGGGLGGFGSLGGFGGNGLLGTGSLINSGLLGTTGLTNGLGTVGSNFGLGSGLGLGSSFGTGFGLGNLGGGSFRSLPDLNRMSPLLNTMVGGSSLTSSDQHVNNLVNRIRAIQQEFAANPSSSSSRSISSFGDFRSFDPTNDKDV, encoded by the exons ATGCTAATAGTTCACTATGGTTCGTCAGCTCCTGCCCCTCAGTCCAGTTCAACAAGTAACGTCGGCTCGGGACtcacaaatttgaattcgaaTTTACTGGGTTCCAGCACCAATCCAGGCCTGTTGAACGGCGGTTTAGGCACTGGACTCGGTTTCAACGGACTTAATTCCTTTGGTGGCTTTGGAGGACTCGGAAGTGGGGGCTTCGGGAACGGAATCGGTGGCTTCGGGACCGGAATCGGGGGCTTTGGGAACGGAATCGGGGGCTTCGGGAACGGACTTGGCGGCTTCGGGAACGGAATCGGGAGTTTCGGGACCGGAATCGGTGGTTTCGGAAACGGAATCGGGGGCTTCGGGAACGGACTTGGGGGCTTCGGGAACGGACTTGGGGGCTTCAACGGACTCGGAGGAGGTGGATTCAACGGACTGAACTCTTTCGGAGGCCTTGGAGGAGGTCTTGGATCCGGTTTGGGCTTTGGAGGACTCGGTGGAGGTTTAAACGGACTGAATTCTTTCAATGGCCTTGGAGGTTTTGGTGGCATTGGTACGGGACTCGGAGGAGGTCTTGGAAATTTCGGAACAGGACTCGGAGGAGGACTCGGTGGATTTGGAACGGGACTCGGAGGAGGTCTTGGTGGCTTTGGCACCGGAATCGGGGGACTGAACGGATTGGGACTTGGCAATAGTGGACTCCTTGGAGGTGGTCTAGGAGGTTTTGGTTCTCTCGGTGGATTTGGTGGAAACGGTTTGTTAGGAACTGGAAGTCTCATCAATAGCGGCCTCCTTGGTACAACTGGTTTAACCAATGGACTGGGAACCGTTGGCTCAAATTTCGGTCTAGGCAGCGGTCTCgg ATTGGGATCCAGCTTCGGGACTGGTTTCGGCTTGGGAAACCTTGGTGGTGGCAGTTTTAGAAGCCTACCCGACCTCAA TCGAATGTCCCCTTTATTAAATACGATGGTTGGAGGATCTTCTCTGACTTCATCTGATCAACACGTCAACAATCTAGTAAATCGCATCCGAGCAATCCAGCAAGAATTCGCGGCAAAtccttcatcatcttcatccaGATCAATATCTTCTTTTGGCGATTTCCGGTCCTTTGATCCTACCAACGACAAGGATGTCTAA
- the LOC124196238 gene encoding protein lethal(3)malignant blood neoplasm 1-like — MIKLIPFQVLVVIVFCALLQASGEEESKPYQFGFNLGTQHREERKDANGIVIGEYGFLTADGYYQTVMYATDKEGRFLITGRKRVRVTPPKPRPEVEGRQGRENSDVPTTTTTTTTERSKIYQFNYTALQHGRQEMGFSDSSKTGDYYWDGPDGYRRIITYNAEDGKGYRPTIKQVKLPIQ; from the exons ATGATCAAGCTCATTCCTTTTCAA GTGTTGGTGGTGATCGTGTTTTGTGCCCTACTACAAGCGTCCGGAGAAGAGGAATCGAAGCCTTACCAGTTTGGATTCAATCTTGGGACTCAACacagggaagaaagaaaag ACGCCAATGGAATCGTCATCGGAGAGTACGGATTCTTAACGGCTGACGGTTACTACCAGACGGTAATGTACGCCACGGATAAGGAGGGCAGGTTCCTCATCACGGGTCGCAAACGCGTTCGTGTCACTCCAC cCAAACCTAGACCAGAGGTAGAGGGACGACAAGGTCGAGAAAATTCCGATGTTCCCACTACGACCACAACAACTACGACAGAACGCAGCAAGATTTATCAATTCAACTACACGGCCCTTCAACACGGCAGACAAGAAATGGGTTTCAGCGACAGCAGTAAAACGGGCGACTACTACTGGGATGGACCGGACGGATACCGACGGATCATTACATACAATGCCGAAGATGGCAAAGGTTATAGACCAACCATCAAACAAGTGAAACTGCCGATTCAGTAG
- the LOC124196241 gene encoding superoxide dismutase [Cu-Zn]-like — protein MASAVCVLLGEKVKGVLHFEQQGDILNITGEVTGLTPGDHGFHIHEFGDYTNGCMSAGPHFNPTASEHGSPFDEIRHVGDCGNLVADESGVAKVNIKDCLMTLSGPFGIIGRTAVVHADRDDLGKGGHEQSKLTGNAGARVACGIVGVGK, from the exons ATGGCTTCCGCTGTCTGTGTGTTGTTGGgtgaaaaagtgaaaggcGTTTTACACTTCGAACAACAG GGGGATATTCTTAACATCACCGGTGAAGTGACTGGACTTACACCTGGCGATCATGGGTTTCATATCCATGAGTTTGGCGATTACACCAATG GTTGCATGTCTGCTGGGCCACACTTTAATCCGACTGCTTCCGAACATGGTAGTCCATTTGATGAGATCCGGCATGTTGGGGATTGCGGGAATCTTGTTGCTGATGAATCGGGAGTCGCCAAAGTCAATATCAAGGATTGTTTAATGACACTATCGGGTCCATTTGGAATAATTGGCCGCACCGCTgtg GTGCATGCTGATCGTGATGATTTAGGAAAAGGTGGGCATGAACAAAGCAAACTCACCGGAAATGCTGGCGCTCGCGTTGCTTGTGGTATTGTTGGCGTGGGAAAATAG